A single window of Mycoplasma bradburyae DNA harbors:
- the ispF gene encoding 2-C-methyl-D-erythritol 2,4-cyclodiphosphate synthase encodes MEIRIGQGFDSHKLKNKKNNQIFLGGIPIKADQQVIANSDGDVVIHALSDAVLGCGAFGDIGMYFNENDPTNKGLDSKTILNYCLKLIKKLKLDFVNIDLTIFAQDIRIDPVRLEIKSSLMKLTGCKQVNVKAKSYEEPRNEIACSCVVLMSSNK; translated from the coding sequence ATGGAAATAAGAATCGGTCAAGGTTTTGATAGTCACAAACTAAAAAATAAGAAAAACAACCAGATTTTTTTGGGTGGAATTCCTATTAAAGCAGACCAACAAGTAATAGCAAATTCAGATGGTGATGTAGTCATCCACGCATTAAGCGATGCTGTTTTAGGTTGCGGTGCTTTTGGTGACATCGGAATGTATTTCAATGAAAATGATCCAACTAATAAAGGTTTGGATTCTAAAACTATTTTAAACTACTGCTTAAAACTAATTAAAAAGCTTAAATTGGATTTTGTAAACATTGATTTAACAATTTTTGCTCAAGATATAAGAATTGATCCAGTTAGACTGGAAATTAAAAGTTCTTTAATGAAACTAACTGGTTGTAAACAAGTAAATGTAAAGGCTAAAAGTTACGAAGAGCCTAGAAATGAAATAGCATGTTCATGTGTTGTTTTAATGAGTAGTAATAAATAG
- the hpt gene encoding hypoxanthine phosphoribosyltransferase, whose product MAKLNYEIEKVLITNEQINEAAIKAAKWINETYKDDEIVLVGILKGCIPFIGKIIDKIDCEVILDFMTLSSFKGETKSQGAPKIVMDLAYDVRDKNVLLVEDIIDSGNTIKIVLDLLKQRGAKSVKLLTFLDKPSGRKVDIKADYVCFEVPHGFLVGFGLDYKDKLRNLPFVGHMVLKD is encoded by the coding sequence ATGGCGAAATTAAACTACGAAATTGAAAAAGTTCTAATTACCAATGAACAGATAAATGAAGCTGCCATCAAAGCAGCTAAATGAATTAACGAAACCTACAAAGACGATGAAATCGTCTTAGTAGGAATCTTAAAAGGTTGCATTCCTTTTATTGGAAAAATTATCGATAAAATTGATTGTGAAGTAATCCTAGACTTTATGACATTAAGTTCATTTAAGGGAGAAACAAAATCACAAGGCGCACCTAAGATTGTAATGGACTTAGCCTATGATGTCAGGGATAAAAATGTCTTATTAGTTGAAGATATTATTGATAGTGGTAACACGATTAAGATTGTTTTAGATCTTCTAAAACAAAGAGGGGCTAAATCAGTTAAACTATTAACCTTCTTAGACAAGCCTTCAGGACGTAAGGTTGATATCAAAGCAGACTATGTTTGCTTTGAAGTTCCACACGGTTTCTTAGTAGGTTTTGGATTAGACTATAAGGATAAGTTAAGAAACTTACCCTTTGTAGGTCATATGGTTTTGAAAGATTAA